The Caulifigura coniformis genome includes a region encoding these proteins:
- the pth gene encoding aminoacyl-tRNA hydrolase — MKLIVGLGNPGRKYAGTRHNVGYDVIADLVKRTSAGTSKLRFESEMWEANIAGEKTLLACPITYMNLSGRAIQQILAFYKLAPADLVVICDDLNLPAGKLRLRKSGTAGGQKGLQNTIDMLGTTEFARLRIGIDRPPGQMDAAAYVLAKVRPEEAEVLESAVWKAADAVESIVKIGVDLTMNTVNAGA; from the coding sequence TTGAAACTGATTGTCGGTCTTGGAAACCCCGGTCGCAAATATGCCGGGACGCGGCATAACGTCGGGTATGACGTGATCGCAGACCTCGTGAAGCGGACGAGCGCGGGGACGTCGAAGCTGCGCTTCGAATCGGAGATGTGGGAAGCGAACATCGCCGGCGAAAAGACTCTCCTGGCCTGTCCGATCACCTACATGAACCTGAGCGGGCGGGCGATCCAGCAGATCCTGGCGTTCTACAAGCTGGCTCCGGCCGACCTGGTGGTGATCTGCGACGACCTCAACCTGCCGGCCGGTAAGCTGCGCCTGCGCAAGAGCGGAACGGCCGGCGGCCAGAAGGGGCTGCAGAACACGATCGACATGCTGGGAACGACCGAGTTCGCCCGGCTGCGGATCGGCATCGACCGCCCGCCGGGGCAGATGGACGCGGCGGCTTACGTTCTTGCGAAGGTGCGACCTGAGGAGGCCGAGGTCCTGGAATCGGCCGTGTGGAAGGCGGCGGACGCGGTGGAATCGATCGTGAAGATCGGCGTCGACCTCACGATGAACACCGTGAATGCGGGAGCATGA
- the solA gene encoding N-methyl-L-tryptophan oxidase, protein MSVVTADVIVIGLGAMGGAAFRSLASRGLRVVGIEQHSVPHALGSSHGETRIIRKAYFEHPDYVPLLRRSYELWGDLETAIGQQLYHETGLLLIGPPDGEAIPGARLAAERHGIAIEPLSAADLRRRFPWITPREGDECLFEPEAGFLEVERCVEAQVRDGERRQGTAACGERVVEWSAEGRVARVVTDRGRYEAGALVIAGGPWASRLLHEMHVPLEVVRKPVVWFRSRPGAVAPTCGFFVEQEGRAFYGVPSLERGMTKLAEHTGGNVVEDADRVDRLLRSEDVGPLQTFAETTLRDIDSTPVRSAVCLYTLTPDRHFVIDQHPGHANVAVACGFSGHGFKFAPVVGEALADLAVRGESALPIGFLQNRSWT, encoded by the coding sequence ATGTCCGTGGTGACGGCCGATGTGATCGTGATCGGGCTGGGGGCGATGGGCGGGGCCGCGTTCCGCAGCCTGGCGTCGCGCGGTCTGCGGGTCGTCGGCATCGAGCAGCATTCGGTGCCGCACGCGCTCGGAAGCTCGCATGGCGAGACGCGGATCATCCGCAAAGCCTACTTCGAGCATCCCGATTACGTCCCGCTGCTCAGGCGGTCGTACGAACTGTGGGGAGATCTGGAGACGGCAATCGGGCAGCAGCTGTATCACGAGACAGGACTGCTGCTGATCGGCCCGCCTGATGGGGAAGCGATCCCCGGCGCGCGGCTGGCGGCCGAACGACATGGCATCGCGATCGAGCCTCTCAGCGCGGCCGATCTGCGGCGGAGGTTCCCGTGGATCACGCCGCGGGAGGGAGACGAGTGCCTCTTCGAGCCTGAGGCGGGATTCCTCGAAGTGGAGCGCTGCGTGGAGGCGCAGGTCCGGGACGGGGAGCGACGGCAGGGGACGGCGGCGTGCGGGGAACGGGTCGTCGAGTGGTCGGCCGAAGGACGCGTCGCACGCGTGGTGACGGACCGGGGTCGGTACGAAGCGGGAGCGCTGGTGATCGCCGGCGGACCGTGGGCGTCGCGACTTCTGCACGAGATGCATGTGCCGCTTGAGGTCGTGCGGAAGCCGGTGGTGTGGTTCCGAAGTCGGCCGGGCGCCGTCGCGCCGACGTGTGGTTTCTTCGTCGAGCAGGAGGGGCGGGCGTTCTATGGCGTTCCTTCTCTCGAACGGGGGATGACAAAGCTGGCCGAGCACACGGGAGGCAATGTGGTCGAGGACGCCGACCGGGTCGACCGCCTGCTGCGGAGTGAAGACGTCGGGCCGCTGCAGACGTTCGCGGAAACGACGCTGCGGGACATCGATTCGACGCCGGTTCGATCGGCGGTCTGCCTGTACACGCTGACGCCGGACCGCCACTTCGTCATCGACCAGCATCCCGGGCATGCGAACGTGGCGGTGGCATGCGGATTCTCGGGGCACGGGTTCAAATTCGCCCCCGTCGTCGGCGAAGCGCTCGCGGATCTGGCCGTGCGCGGAGAATCGGCCCTCCCCATCGGTTTTCTCCAGAACCGGTCGTGGACCTGA
- a CDS encoding RNA-binding protein — protein sequence MTPDQFRRLALSRPEVIESSHMGHPDFRANGRIIASLGSPDEGYGMVKLSADQQSMVCSSQPMVFEPAKGGWGRMGYTSVKLKAAKAVEVREAIALAVQNAMEKKPVRSKKRKA from the coding sequence ATGACACCCGATCAGTTCCGCAGGCTCGCGCTGTCACGCCCCGAAGTGATCGAAAGCTCGCATATGGGCCACCCCGACTTCCGGGCGAACGGCCGTATCATCGCGAGCCTGGGGTCGCCTGATGAGGGGTATGGCATGGTGAAGCTGTCGGCCGACCAGCAATCGATGGTGTGCTCGTCTCAACCCATGGTGTTCGAGCCGGCGAAAGGTGGCTGGGGCCGGATGGGTTACACGTCGGTGAAACTCAAGGCCGCGAAAGCAGTGGAAGTGCGCGAGGCGATTGCGCTGGCAGTGCAGAACGCGATGGAAAAGAAGCCGGTGAGGTCGAAGAAACGCAAAGCGTAG
- the rnr gene encoding ribonuclease R, translating into MPLPIEQLLRDYISRPGYKPEKAKPLAKALGIKKQRFEEFKEKVDQLVAAGTLGRTESGKIIAGKGLLKGAASSGRQIVGTLKRTAAGDGFVLPQGANREHHNVEIFIDSSQMRDAQTGDTVLVEFMAERMGGGRRMGRIVEVVERASTTFVGVYYEDDGQAWVMIDGKQFADPVWLGDPGAKGAQPEDKVVIDMVRFPTPHRHGEAVITQVLGARGEPGVDLLTIIHEFGLPTEFPEAVLAEAREKALTIDEEVFVDREDLTNETIITIDPVDARDFDDAISLHRTDDGHWHLGVHIADVSYFVTPGSPLDVEAKRRGNSVYLPRHVIPMLPEVISNSLASLQADHVRYTLSAFIEYSPEGIPVHTRFARTAIKVKQRFAYEQVMPIINNPKKATDVSDEVLKLLLDMFELAMILRKRRFAKGALELSMGDIELEIDKEGRVTGAHEEHDDESHQIIEEFMLAANVAVATFLDDRGDEFVRRVHADPSEMKMKAFGEFAASVGHPVKQVQSRKELQALLEKVRPLPEGRAVNYALLRSLKQAVYSPEVAGHYALAEDQYAHFTSPIRRYPDLLIHRQLIGRITGTRTYSVPRGAELAQVAQHCSDTERRAEQAERELKKIKLLEYLYERISEEFDATVTGVDRYGFFCRGNTMPAEGLVHITTLRDDIYDYDRAGHCLTGRRSGRTIRLGDPVRVAVARVDIDRRELDLRLVEGPGPSTRRSSGPKKSGSKPGRPRPSKGSNSGPPREKGRARKRRGH; encoded by the coding sequence TTGCCTCTTCCGATTGAACAACTGCTCCGGGATTACATCTCCCGTCCCGGCTATAAGCCCGAGAAGGCCAAGCCGCTCGCCAAAGCCCTGGGCATCAAGAAACAACGCTTCGAAGAATTCAAAGAAAAGGTCGACCAGCTGGTCGCCGCCGGCACGCTCGGCCGGACCGAATCGGGCAAGATCATCGCCGGCAAGGGACTGCTGAAGGGCGCTGCATCCAGCGGTCGCCAGATCGTCGGAACCCTCAAGCGGACCGCGGCCGGCGACGGCTTCGTCCTCCCCCAGGGCGCCAACCGCGAGCATCACAACGTCGAGATCTTCATCGACTCGTCGCAGATGCGCGATGCCCAGACGGGTGATACCGTGCTCGTCGAATTCATGGCCGAACGCATGGGCGGCGGCCGCCGCATGGGGCGCATCGTCGAAGTCGTCGAACGCGCCTCGACCACCTTCGTCGGCGTCTACTACGAAGACGACGGGCAGGCCTGGGTCATGATCGACGGCAAGCAGTTCGCCGATCCCGTCTGGCTCGGCGACCCCGGCGCGAAAGGCGCCCAGCCGGAAGACAAGGTCGTCATCGACATGGTCCGCTTCCCCACGCCCCACCGGCATGGCGAGGCGGTGATCACTCAGGTCCTCGGAGCGCGCGGCGAGCCCGGCGTCGACCTGCTGACCATCATCCACGAGTTCGGTCTCCCGACCGAATTCCCCGAAGCGGTTCTCGCTGAGGCCCGTGAAAAGGCCCTCACGATCGACGAGGAAGTCTTCGTCGACCGGGAAGACCTGACGAACGAGACGATCATCACGATCGACCCCGTCGACGCCCGCGATTTCGACGATGCCATCTCGCTCCATCGGACTGATGATGGCCACTGGCATCTCGGCGTGCACATCGCCGACGTGTCGTACTTCGTGACGCCCGGGTCGCCGCTGGATGTCGAAGCCAAGCGCCGCGGCAACAGCGTTTACCTGCCGCGGCACGTGATCCCCATGCTGCCGGAGGTGATCTCCAATTCGCTGGCCAGCCTGCAGGCCGACCACGTCCGCTACACGCTTAGCGCGTTCATCGAGTATTCGCCGGAAGGCATCCCGGTTCATACCCGCTTCGCGCGCACGGCCATCAAGGTGAAGCAGCGGTTCGCCTATGAGCAGGTGATGCCGATCATCAACAACCCGAAGAAGGCGACGGATGTTTCGGACGAAGTCCTGAAGCTGCTGCTCGACATGTTCGAGCTGGCGATGATCCTTCGCAAACGCCGCTTCGCGAAAGGGGCCCTCGAGCTCTCGATGGGCGACATCGAGCTGGAGATCGACAAGGAAGGCCGCGTCACCGGCGCTCATGAAGAACACGACGACGAAAGCCACCAGATCATCGAAGAGTTCATGCTGGCGGCCAACGTGGCCGTGGCGACCTTCCTCGATGATCGGGGGGACGAGTTCGTCCGCCGCGTTCACGCCGATCCGAGCGAAATGAAGATGAAGGCGTTCGGCGAGTTTGCCGCCTCAGTCGGCCATCCGGTCAAGCAGGTGCAGAGCCGCAAGGAACTGCAGGCCCTGCTCGAGAAGGTCCGCCCACTGCCGGAAGGCCGTGCGGTCAACTACGCACTCCTTCGCAGCCTCAAGCAGGCCGTCTATTCACCGGAAGTCGCCGGTCACTACGCACTCGCCGAAGATCAGTACGCGCACTTCACCAGCCCGATCCGCCGCTATCCCGACCTGCTGATCCACCGCCAGCTCATCGGACGGATTACCGGCACGCGGACCTATTCTGTGCCGCGGGGGGCGGAGTTGGCCCAGGTCGCCCAGCACTGCTCCGACACCGAACGGCGGGCCGAGCAGGCGGAGCGCGAGCTCAAGAAGATCAAGCTCCTGGAGTATCTCTACGAGCGGATCAGCGAAGAGTTTGATGCGACGGTGACAGGCGTCGATCGCTACGGGTTCTTCTGCCGCGGCAACACCATGCCGGCCGAAGGCCTCGTGCACATCACCACCCTGCGCGACGACATCTACGACTACGATCGGGCCGGGCATTGCCTGACCGGCCGGCGGTCGGGCCGGACGATCCGCCTTGGCGACCCTGTCCGCGTGGCCGTCGCCCGCGTCGACATCGATCGCCGTGAACTCGATTTGCGGCTGGTCGAAGGCCCCGGGCCATCAACCCGCCGCTCTTCCGGACCGAAGAAGTCGGGTTCCAAGCCCGGCCGCCCGCGCCCATCGAAGGGGTCAAATTCCGGCCCCCCGCGCGAAAAAGGCCGAGCCCGAAAACGCCGCGGCCACTGA
- a CDS encoding coiled-coil domain-containing protein, with amino-acid sequence MTRWTFLVAVILATTATRGFGQLPISPLRSAQLKSARNDLRRQNEQAQRLQQAERELAVQERQAIAEASAQVAAAKIAHRNAGKDLTKARDTAAQAIEQSLGLKAATEELARAQAAYRELSTPVLEILKASAEFQDAEKISAAAKTAIKELQADTSVDPMTKKSRLSDLVGESLTASNLERVTLKKDPRVNAARERLDAAQQKVADLRKTAAEKGEKDSSVAAAQEGVKSAHEAVQAAEANLAAVKRNGVVAAQLLQAGVVPPGADKGGKGPGKGEKKK; translated from the coding sequence ATGACGCGATGGACGTTTCTTGTCGCCGTGATTCTGGCGACCACAGCCACACGAGGATTTGGCCAGCTGCCGATCAGTCCGCTGAGGTCGGCCCAACTCAAATCCGCCCGGAATGATCTTCGCCGCCAGAACGAACAGGCGCAGCGTCTGCAGCAGGCCGAGCGCGAACTGGCGGTCCAGGAGCGGCAGGCGATTGCGGAGGCCTCGGCCCAGGTTGCGGCGGCGAAGATTGCGCACCGCAACGCGGGCAAGGACCTGACGAAGGCGCGCGACACGGCGGCTCAAGCCATCGAACAATCGCTGGGGCTCAAGGCGGCGACGGAGGAACTGGCCCGGGCCCAGGCCGCTTATCGTGAACTCTCAACGCCGGTGCTCGAGATACTGAAAGCGTCGGCCGAGTTCCAGGACGCGGAGAAAATCTCCGCGGCGGCCAAAACTGCGATCAAGGAACTGCAGGCCGATACGTCGGTTGATCCGATGACGAAGAAGTCCCGCCTGTCAGACCTGGTGGGCGAATCGCTGACGGCGTCGAACCTGGAACGGGTCACGCTGAAGAAAGATCCGCGGGTGAATGCGGCGCGTGAGCGTCTCGACGCAGCCCAGCAGAAAGTGGCCGACCTGCGCAAAACTGCCGCCGAAAAGGGGGAGAAGGATTCGTCGGTCGCGGCCGCCCAGGAAGGGGTGAAATCGGCGCATGAGGCGGTGCAGGCTGCGGAGGCAAACCTCGCGGCGGTGAAAAGGAACGGAGTGGTGGCCGCGCAATTGCTTCAGGCCGGGGTCGTTCCGCCCGGGGCCGACAAGGGTGGGAAGGGCCCGGGCAAGGGGGAGAAGAAAAAGTGA
- a CDS encoding polyprenyl synthetase family protein, with amino-acid sequence MDNAAPHGAVAAKNASSAARSRGPEAHGVSATGSSRSGRNGTFSTMAFPDPPAIRSQLADAAERHAAGLRSGDASTKPQLERLARVVLSDCNQPDKYLGYVMVLLGNLTRRDQFLAVPFSRRLLLHPPGELATTGPLNSLLKRAEQLGYQVLSAEATHDVLGRLLEGRVDAILGLASLEDLERAFDHSVLSGVASFAVPLPLRPPVADDLEGSWLTDVLETQVSARVQEPDGYLAAMRAAARLFREDFERLLPRIHSKTPAAARTPLGMTEDAAYDWLANGGKRFRPFITLAAFDAASGGGLLSGSKADGQPFSDAVCRVAMAIEAFHKASLVHDDIQDDDLFRYGRQTLHRSHGVGPAINIGDYLIGLGYRLVNSCRGELGTDVASDIIESMSQAHLHLCDGQGAEMAWRDHPDWSLTPADAVQMYALKTSPAFEAAMFAGLRLAAPAEGYRDTVTEFCRELGVGFQIVNDLGDWVGDSNNKMVAGQDALALRPTVLLALALGAATDAQRQEIRSRLESEVNDAEQLERLRGLFAELGAFPAAARMVVASRARAQALADSVQPARLRQLFQFLLDTVLPADQPIGLLLENGATADAAS; translated from the coding sequence TTGGATAACGCTGCCCCGCATGGCGCCGTCGCGGCCAAAAACGCGAGTTCCGCTGCCCGTTCCCGCGGCCCCGAAGCCCACGGCGTGAGCGCGACCGGGTCATCCCGTTCCGGCCGGAACGGAACGTTCTCGACCATGGCCTTTCCGGATCCGCCCGCGATCCGTTCGCAGCTGGCAGACGCCGCGGAACGACACGCGGCAGGTCTGCGCTCGGGCGATGCCAGCACGAAGCCCCAACTGGAGCGGCTCGCGCGGGTGGTCCTGTCGGACTGCAACCAGCCGGACAAGTATCTCGGTTACGTGATGGTGCTGCTGGGCAACCTGACCCGGCGGGACCAGTTCCTGGCCGTGCCATTTTCCCGGCGACTCCTGCTGCATCCTCCGGGCGAACTGGCGACGACCGGACCTCTGAACTCGCTGCTGAAGCGGGCGGAGCAGCTCGGCTACCAGGTGCTGTCGGCCGAGGCGACGCATGACGTGCTGGGACGGCTGCTCGAAGGACGGGTCGATGCCATCCTGGGACTCGCGTCGCTCGAGGACCTGGAACGGGCGTTCGATCATTCGGTGCTGTCGGGAGTGGCGTCGTTCGCGGTGCCGCTGCCGTTGCGCCCGCCGGTCGCGGACGATCTTGAAGGTTCGTGGCTGACGGACGTGCTCGAGACCCAGGTGTCGGCCCGCGTCCAGGAGCCGGATGGTTACCTGGCGGCCATGCGGGCCGCGGCCCGACTGTTCCGTGAAGACTTCGAACGACTGCTGCCGCGGATTCACAGCAAGACTCCTGCCGCGGCCAGAACGCCGCTGGGGATGACCGAGGACGCGGCCTATGACTGGCTGGCGAACGGTGGAAAGCGGTTTCGGCCGTTCATCACGCTGGCGGCCTTTGACGCGGCTTCTGGCGGGGGCCTGCTTTCGGGATCGAAAGCGGACGGGCAGCCGTTCAGCGATGCGGTTTGCCGCGTGGCGATGGCGATCGAAGCCTTCCACAAGGCGTCTCTGGTCCACGACGACATCCAGGACGACGACCTGTTCCGCTACGGGCGACAGACGCTGCATCGCAGCCACGGCGTGGGGCCGGCGATCAATATCGGGGACTACCTGATCGGGCTGGGCTACCGGCTGGTGAATTCCTGCCGGGGCGAACTCGGGACGGACGTGGCGAGTGACATCATCGAAAGCATGTCGCAGGCGCACCTGCACCTGTGCGACGGGCAGGGGGCGGAGATGGCCTGGCGGGATCATCCCGACTGGTCGCTGACGCCTGCCGACGCCGTGCAGATGTACGCGCTCAAGACGTCGCCCGCGTTCGAGGCGGCGATGTTCGCGGGGCTTCGGCTGGCGGCGCCGGCGGAGGGTTATCGGGACACGGTGACGGAGTTCTGCCGCGAGCTGGGGGTCGGATTCCAGATCGTGAACGACCTGGGGGACTGGGTCGGCGATTCGAACAACAAGATGGTGGCCGGCCAGGATGCGCTGGCGCTGCGGCCGACGGTCCTTTTGGCATTAGCACTGGGAGCGGCCACCGATGCTCAGCGGCAGGAAATCCGCAGCAGGCTCGAATCGGAGGTGAACGACGCCGAGCAGCTCGAGCGGCTGCGGGGCCTGTTCGCCGAACTCGGCGCGTTTCCCGCCGCGGCGCGGATGGTGGTGGCATCGCGGGCGCGGGCCCAGGCGCTGGCCGATAGCGTGCAGCCGGCCCGACTGCGGCAGTTGTTCCAGTTTCTCCTGGATACAGTGCTGCCGGCCGACCAGCCGATTGGCTTGCTTCTGGAAAACGGCGCAACTGCTGACGCCGCTTCCTGA